The Flavobacterium psychrotrophum region AAAAAAATACCACATCAAACATTTGGAAAGCTAAGGCCCTATCTCGACAATTTAAATTATTCCGCGCAATGGATGTGCACAGAAGTTACCGTGCTACGCAAGCTGATGTCTGAAAAGCATTTAGGCTTCAAAGAATCATTTAAAATTCCGTTACAGCTTTAATAACAATAAATCCTGCTACATCACATAACAGGATTTTTTTTTGCTTCATCCAAGGGTCTTTAGTCATACGTGATGACCTGATTGCTGTCAGTAGTATTAATGCTGCATGGTTAAGGCTGCCCCGCACCACCTGCAGCCCCGTAAATCTGCCCCGTTGCATAACTGGCATCGCTTGCGGCAAGCTGCACATATATAGAGGCTAATTCCACCGGCTGGCCCGGCCTGCCCATCGGTGTATCGCCACCAAATCCTTTTAGTTTTTCCATTGTAGCCCCGCCGCTAACCTGCAGTGGTGTCCATATTGGTCCAGGTGCAACGCCATTAACCCTGATGCCTTTTGGGCCAAGCTGTTTGGCCAGCGATTTAATATAATTCGTTGTAGCGGCCTTGGTCTGGGCATAATCATACAGGTCTTCACTTGGGTCTGTTGCCTGTACGGAACTCGTACCAATTATTGAGGCACCCGCTTTCAGGTGTGGCAATGCGGCCTTGATGATCCAGAAGGGCGCGTAGATGTTCGTTTTGATAGTAGCATCAAAAGCTTCTGAGGTAATATCCAGTATCGATTTCTGCGTTTGCTGCCTTGCGGCATTATTCACTAAAATATCCAGCCCGCCCAAAGCCTTAACCGCTTCATCGACAAGCTTTTTGCAAAATGCCTCATCCCGCAGATCTCCGGGAATCGCTACTGCCTTGCGCCCTTCAGCCTTTATCAGCGCAATGACTTCCTTAGCATCTTCTTCCTCGGTGGGATAATAGTTGATCGCTACATCAGCACCTTCCCGGGCATAGGCAATGGCGGCTGCCCTTCCCATACCGGAATCCCCACCGGTAATCAGAGCCTTACGCCCTTTTAACCTGCCCGAACCCTTATAGCTTTTCTCGCCATGATCCGGGCGGGGGTCCATCTTACTTACCAGTCCCGGCCATTCCTGCTTTTGCTCCTTAAAAGGTGGCCTAACGTATTTTGTGGTGGGATCTTCCAGTCCTGGGGCAGGAGTAAAATCCCCACTGCCTAAACCCTCCGCCATAGCCGGGCTAATTACTGTGGTAGCCAGCACGGCACCGATGCTTCCGAGAGCCTTACGTCGGCTCATTGTGTTGTCTTCACTCATAACATTCTGATTTAAATTCCTAAAACTTAAAGTTATCACTCGCAATCCGGTACTCTTTTAAAAAAGGGTTAAATGTTGCCTAAAGTATTTGCCATGTATTTGTTAGGATAATTTTTACAGTGTTGGAACGATTGAAAAACGTTAATTATCAAAACTTTATAATTTGCACAAGAAAACATTTTTATCTCAAATGGTAACTTGTATAATTCAAATTGATACTATAAACCAATTAAAAATTCTTCATATGAAAGCAGCTGTTATCCACGGACCGGGCTCGATTAAATGCGATACCATTGACGACCCAAAACTTCAAAATCCTGACGATATTATTTTAAAAGTTACTACCACGGCAATTTGCGGCTCCGACCTGCATATTTATTCCGGCGGTATACCACAGCCCCGCCCCATGGTATTGGGGCATGAATTTATGGGTATTATCGAAGAAGTAGGCAAAAACGTTACCCACCTTAAACGTGGCGACCGGGTGGTTGTGCCTTTTCCTGTGGCTTGCGGCTCATGTTTCTTTTGTAACCATGAACTGCCGGGGCATTGTGAACACAGCAACCCGGAACATTATGGCCCTGAAGGCGGCCTGCTGACCGAAAAAGGCGGTGCACTCTTTGGCTATACCGACCTGTATGGCGGTTATGACGGCGGGCAGGCACAATATGTACGCGTGCCGTATGCTAATTTTGGGCCACGCGTTGTGCCGGATAACCTGACTGATGAGCAGGCCTTGTTCCTCACCGACATCTTTCCTACCGGATATACAGGTATAGACTGGGGCGAGGTTAAGGGCGGTGAGACCGTTGCTATTTTTGGCTCAGGCCCCGTAGGGATTATGGCGGCTAAAAGTGCCTGGCTGCGCGGCGCAGGCAGGGTGGTAATTGTAGATACGGTACAGTACCGCCTGGATAAGGCAAAGGCAACCGCAGGCTGCGAAACTATTCTTTGGGAAGATGGCGCTAAAGATGTTATTGCCCAGATACGCGATATGACCCAGGGCCGTGGCGCCGATGTATGTGTTGACGCTGTAGGTTTTGAGCCGGACCGTAGTTTTCTGGACAGGGCTAAGGCAGTTATCAACCTTGAGAAAGGTTCGGTTAAGGTGCTGGAGGCCTGTATGAGCGCCGTACGCCGTGGCGGTATAGTCTCAGTACTGGGTGTATACCCCACTTATTATGATAATTTCCCGGTAGGCCAGTTCTTCGACAAAGGCATCATACTTAAAGGCGGGCAGGCTCCGGCCCACAAGCATATCGATAAATTGTTGAGCTATGTAACCGAAGGTAAGGTGGTACTTGATGATATCATCACCCACAGGCTACCCCTGACTGAGATATCGCATGCTTATGATATCTTCAACAAAAAAGAAGACGGCTGCGTTAAGGTAGTGCTGGATCCCTGGGCCTAAATTTTATTAAAAACAAAATAGATCCAACAACTGTAAATTAAAACAATAAACTATGTCAAACAATCAAAACTATGCACTTATTACAGGTGCTACCAGCGGTATAGGCTTCGAACTCGCCAAGCTTTTTGCAAAAGATAATTACAATCTCGTTATTGTAGCCCGCAGTCAGGGCGAACTGGAAAGCAAAGCAGAGGAATTTAGATCGCAATACGGTGTAGAGGTAATAACTATTGCAAAAGACCTTTTTAAAAGGGAGGAAGCATTTGCCCTTTGCCAGGAGGTTACAGCGAAAGGCATTCAGGTAGATGTTTTGGTTAATAATGCCGGCCAGGGGGCATATGGCCTATTCCAGGATAATGACATTGAAAAGGAATTGGGGATTACTGACCTTAACATCGCTTCGCTGCTTATCATTACCAAGCACTTTGTAAAGGAAATGACGGCGCGCAACAGTGGCAAAATATTAAACCTTGCCTCTATAGCCAGCGAAGTACCCGGCCCATGGCAGGCGGTGTACCATGCTACAAAGGCTTTTGTACTCTCCTTCTCGGAGGCGTTGCGTTCAGAATTGAAAGATACCGAAATTACGGTTACTGCCCTGCAACCGGGCGCTACCGATACCGACTTCTTTAATAAGGCCGGTATGACCGACAGTAAAGCCGTGCAGGATAAAGATTCACTATCGAACCCTGCCGATGTAGCCAGGGATGGTTACGAAGCGCTAATGGCCGGTAAAGACAAAGTAGTTTCAGGGTTTAAGAATAAAGTCCAGATAGCCTTAGGTAATATAACGCCGGACACCATGCTCGCTGACCAGATGAACAAACAGCAGGAACCTGTAGATAAATAAAAATGAGAAGATGCCCGGGCCTAAAATCCGGGCTTTTTTAAACCATTAAACGTAAATCTTACTATGTTACCAAAAGTTTTGTCTCCAAAACAGCATGGAATTACTGATTGGGGTTTTGTAGCCGGATTGTTCATAATACCGGAAGTGATGAACGTGAATCCGAAGGCGAAAAGGTTGTAATGGATTATGTTATAATGTTGTGGCTGTTAATGGTTCAACCGATCACGGAGCGGGCTTTAAACCGGTTATCTCCATGAAGACGCACCAAAAGCTGGACTATGCCAACCTGGCTTTGCTTTACGGAATGTTTGCTGCAAAAAGAATCCAAAAAGATCGAAAGGCTCTTGCCTTTCATATAGTGCTGAGCGCATTAGCGACAGTAAATGTGCTTTTAACGGATTATGATAAAACCTACTATGCTATTTAGCAAATTTATCATTTTAGCGATACGTATGAGGTACAATAGTCGGGGTGCAGTATTAGCATAACCTATATTTTGAGTCAACTGATGCTACTTCAAGCTAAAGTTATGATAAATCAAGTTTGTATTTGCTGTAATCAAGCTAACTTTAATTGAATTATAGCAGTTAACATCATGGCTTTAGACAAATACAATCAGAAACGCGATGCGTCCAAAACACCGGAGCCTTTCGGCGGCAATAGCAGCGATAACCAATTGAGATTCGTTATCCAAAAGCATGCAGCGTCGCATTTACACTACGATTTCCGCCTGGAAATGGAAGGCGTGCTTAAAAGCTGGGCAGTACCTAAGGGACCGTCTTTGGATCCTGAGGTAAAACGCCTTGCCATGATGGTGGAAGACCATCCTTACGACTATCGCACTTTTGAAGGTATTATACCCCAGGGTGAATACGGGGGTGGCACTGTTATCGTATGGGATGAAGGTACTTACGAGCCTTTGGAATCCGAAGCTACAGATAAGAAGATGCAGGAAAAAGAACTCCTACACGGCCTTCATAGCGGCAAGGTCAAATTCAACATGAAAGGCAAAAAACTTAAAGGGGACTTTGCGCTTATTAAAGCGCACGGCCGTGGCGAGAACGGCTGGCTGCTCATGAAGCTGGATGACAAATACGCGACCACTGAAGACGTCACTAAAAAAGATAAATCCGTCATCTCAAAGAAAACCCTTGAGCAGGTAAGCGCAACCAGCACAAATATCTACGGTGAAAAGCCTGCGGAACCACAGCAGGATACGCTAAAGAAGAAAGTAGCAAAACGAGAAGTTAAGCAGGAAGAAAGTAAAATCAGTGCTGACATGCTATTGAAAAACAGCAAGCGCAGCAAAATGCCGGATAAAATAAAACCCATGCTGGCGACACTTGTGAATGAGCCTTTTGATGACCCGGACTGGACCTATGAGGTGAAGTGGGACGGCTACAGGTCCATTGCATACATCAATAAAGGTAGTGTGGAACTATCTTCACGCAACAATAAATCGTTTACCGAAAAATACTACCCACTGGTAAACACTATGAAGGAATGGACAGTCAATGCCGTCCTTGATGGTGAAATTTTAGTAATTGGCAAGGATGGCAAGGCTAATTTCGGCGCCTTGCAGAACTGGCGTAGTGAAGCCGACGGCGACCTGGTATACTATGCCTTTGACCTCTTATGGTACGAAGGGAAAGATATTATGGGGCTGCCGCTGTCCGAAAGGCAGGCCATCCTTAAAGAAATACTGCCGACGAACGATGACCATGTCCGCTTAAGCCAGGTCTTTACCGCAAGCGGGCTGGAATTCTTTGAAGCGGCAAAGCAAATGCAGCTTGAAGGCATTATGGCCAAGAAATCCAGCAGTACCTATCATCCCGATGCGCGCTCTAAAGAATGGCTGAAAGTAAAAGTGAACCAACGGCAGGAAGTGGTTATCGGGGGCTTTACCAAAAATGAAGGCTCATCCAAAACGTTCAGTTCGCTACTGCTGGGTGTTTACCAAAACGGTAAGCTGGAATATGTCGGAAAAGTCGGTACGGGATTTAACGCGAAGAAGCAAAAGGAAATGATGGAGCAGTTCAAACCGCTCATCACGGATTCCATTCCATTTTCCGCGGAGCCGGATGTTAATAAGCCTTCCCGTTTCAGGCCTAACCCTCCTAAAGCAAAAGCAACCTGGTTAAAGCCGGAACTGGTATGCGAAGTCAGTTTCGCGGAAGTAACTTCCGACGGGGTTTTCAGGCATCCATCCTTTGAAGGTATGCGTGATGACAAAAAGGCTAAAGAAGTTGTAAGGGAGACTGCTACTGCTACTGAAGCTGTAACAAAAGCTTCTAATGATAGCCCGGCAAATACTAAAACAAAATTGGTAGCAGCGCCAAAACGTGGCGGTAAACAAACACTTTTAAACCCAACGGAAGAAACCCAGGTTAAAAAAGTGAATGGGCACGACCTTAAATTTAGTAACCTCAGCAAAGTGTACTGGCCTGAGGAGGGCTATACCAAACGCGATATGTTTAATTACTATTATCAGGTAGCCGAATTTATATTGCCTTATTTAAAAGACCGCCCTGTATCATTAAACCGGTATCCCGGTGGTATCCATGGCAAGAGTTTTTACCAAAAAGATGTAAAAGGCAAAGCACCGGAGTGGGCAAATACTTTTCCGTACCATACCAGTGATGGGGAGGATAAGGAATTTTTGGTAGGTGATAATGAAGCAACATTGCTATGGATGGCATCCCTGGGCTGCATTGAAATGAACCCCTGGTTCAGCCGTACCGCGCATCCGGACAATCCCGACTACTGTGTTATTGATCTCGACCCCTCAGACACAACCACTTTTGAACAGGTCATACAAGCTGCCCAGGAAGTAAAGAAAGTATTGGATGCCATAGACGTAGTCAGCTATGTAAAAACCTCCGGATCAACAGGTATCCACATTTATATCCCTCTGGGTGCAAAATACACTTATAATCAGTCTCAGATGTTTGCCCGGCTGCTCGTTTCCATTGTGCATGAGAGGCTCCCAGGTTTTACTTCGCTTGAAAGAAAAATAAAAGACCGCGATGGTAAAATGTACTTAGACTTTTTGCAGAACAGGCCTGGCGCAACCATTGCCTGTGCTTATTCGTTACGGCCAAAGGTGGGCGCAACGGTTTCCATGCCGTTACATTGGGATGAAGTAAAGAAAGGACTAACGATGAAAGATTTTACTATCTCTAATGCACTCGCCCGTATTAAAAGTGAAGGCGACCTTTTTAAAGGCACGCTTGGAAAAGGTATAGAGATGGAAAAAGCACTCGAGAAAGCGCAAACAGTGTTTTATTAAAAACCGAACGATTCCCAATGCTAACGTTCTTATACCATAACCTTAAGAAATATTGGGTATGTATTGGAAAAAGTCCGAAATAAATCGGGTCACCGCCTGTAAGGCCAAAACGAGGAGCCAAGCGTCTATCTTTTAATTAAATGCACGAAAATGAAATTATCCATTAAAGCAGAGAAACTGTCACGGGCCTTTAAAAAGTATCACGTTCAGGGGCTGCCTTTCGCGGCTTCATTCAATGAATTTAGCGCTCCGGATACTGGTGATCCGCACGACCATCCATTTGATTTCATTACCCATATTTTAAGCGGTGGATATACGGAACGAAACTATTCAATAAATGAGCTTGGCGACGTCGATATTACTGATATTGAACGAAAAACCGGTACATCACATTACGTCAAAGCGACTGACATCCATCAGATTATTGACCTGCCGACGGAACATTGTGTAACGTTGATGATCCCGCAATCCGGTCATGTAAAGCCTACCTATTTTTATCGTTTTATCGACGGGAAGGCGTACCGAAGGTTGTGGAATAAACGCAAATTCCTGCCGGTTGAAAGTTGATTAATTTCACAGTAAGCTTTACCGTATCCATCGACTATTTGTAGATTGGTCCTGATTGGGTAAAACACATTAATTTCGTAACGCAATCTTTGGCGTTTACCAGGCAAATTTTATGTAAAGCGCGAAGCGCTGCCTGATCGTTAGTAAGCCCGAATTTTGATATAAATTCCTTTTTGAAGCTCTGGAATTCTTCTTCAATTCTACGCAGGCCCACATCCAACTTATATATCTTATACTCTTTTACATTGGCCTCCTCCTGTAAAATACGGTCTACCTTTAAACCACATTCACTTCTCGCAATATTTAATAGCTCTCTATCCATCGTGCCAATTTTAGAAAGATAAAATTTACAAAATAAGTTGAAAAGGATCAAACATTTTGACACTATTTTAAGAAAATACACATCGCTAATTAATTAATAATGAGTAATTAGCTTTCTCCACACCCTGATTTAAGAGATGCTAAAATTTTTATAAATAGGAATTTCATTAATGAATTATATAATAATTTTATTTACGCTTAGTGATAGGGTGTGATAACCTTCAGGTAGCGAATAGGAATAGGATCTATTTAAATCGTAAAGATATGCCATCAGAAATAGTATTACAATGTGCAGAGGCCATTGCCTCAAAAGGCCTGAACATTGCTTTTGTTGAAAGCGCAACCGCTGGCCGCATGTGTTCAGAGTTTTCTTTATCGCCAAGGTCAGGAGACATTCTCCGCGGCGGCATCTCCTGCTATGAGGTATTTATAAAAGAAAACATTCTTAAAGTGCCCCACGACCTTATAAAAAGGTATACGCCGGAATCTGCCGAGGTAACTGCTTCACTAGCCGAACATGCGTCTAAACTTTTTAAGACGGATTTTACCGTAGCTGTTACGGGGCTTACTACGCCGGGAGGTAGTGAAACCAATGAAAAACCGGTGGGAACGATGTTCATCTATATTCTCTCACGGTATGGATACATAGCTGATCGAACGGTTTACAGCGGAACTCCTGAAGAAATAGTGTTACAAACTATTGATAGGGCGGCTAAACTTCTTATCGAATATATAAACGAAACGTAACGATAGTTACTATAAGTAAGCGGAGAATCGAAAGGCTGTTAAACTAAAGCTAATTAAGAGTATTTTACAAATTACTGATTATCAGTACTGTAAATTTATAGTATAACCACTTAAAAACTTTACATTATGCCAAATTCATCAAAACAGGGAAGCGACGGCAGGGGACAGAGAATTGTGCCTGCCAAATCCTCAGCAGCTGAAGGATTAAAAGAGTTATTTATTGACGAATTAAAAGACATTATCTATGCGGAAAGGGCGCTGGTAAAGGCACTTCCAAAAATGGCTAACAATGCTTTTGATGCTAAACTAAAAAGTGCCATCGAAGAACACGTTGCGGTAACCGAACGCCAGGTCGAACGACTGACACAGGTATTTGAAATACTGGGAGAATCGAACAGGGGAAAAAAATGCGATGCCATGGAAGGCTTGATCAAAGAAGGTGAATCCATCCTTGAAGATACCGAACCGGGGCCTGTACGTGATGCCGGAATCATTTCAGCCTCACAAAAAATTGAGCACTACGAAATTGCCTCGTATGGTACGCTGATCGCTTTTGCAAAAATATTGGGCGAAGAAGAAATCGCTGCCCTGCTGCTTGAAACGCTGGAAGAAGAAAAAGACGCTGACAACATCCTGACCGATGCAGCATACAACAGCATCAATCTCGAAGCGGCTGAAGAAGATCAGGCATAATAAGAACCTACAATCCCCGTCATATCCGGCGGGGAATTTTCAAGTCTTTAATTATTAATCAGAAAATAGTATGTGTAGACAATTACTGTTAACCGGCACCTTACTGCTGCTAAGCCTGCACGGGGCCTTTGCTCAACGCGGAATCCCGCCTAAAGAAGTAACTACCACAACCCACACCACAAAATATGCGGAACACCTGGATTTTTTGCCGGAGATGGTTAAGCTGCTGAAAGTACCCGACGGATGGAACGTTAGTGTTGCCGCATCAGGTTTAGGCAAACCGCGGATGCTTTATCTGGGACCTAATGGCGAACTGTACATTACCCGAAGGGATGCAGGTGATGTCTTATTACTTAAGGACACCAATGGTGATAATAAATTTGAGGAAGTAAGCACAGTTGTTGCTGAATTTAAAGGCGTGCACGGCATTACCATAAAAGACGGCTGGCTATACCTGTGCAACAACAATGAGCTTCGCCGCTACAAGTTAAACAGTGATGGAACCGTTGGGGTAAAAGAAATGCTGTTTAAAGACATGCCCAGCGCCGGGCAGCACCCCAATCGAACCATGGATTTTGGGCCCGACGGAATGCTATATATTTCCATAGGAACGCTTTGCAACGATTGTAAAGAATCGGATAAAGAAGCTGCCACGCTGGTACAGGTTGACCCTGTTACCTGGAAAAGGACGATCTATGCTTCAGGCCTTAGAAATATGATCGGTTTTGATTTTCATCCGCAAACCAAAGAACTCTGGGGTGCCGACAATGGCGGAGACGCGAAAGGAGATAATTGGCCACCTGAAGAGATTAACCAAATAGTGAAAGGTAAAAATTACGGTTATCCGTTTGCTTATGGTAAGAAAGAGGTTGATGAAAGCCGTGAAGACCCTGCCGGAAACAGCAAAAAAGAATGGGTTAAAAATACAGAAGGCTCCGTGCTCGAACTTCAGGCGCACATGGCCCCAATTGCATTTGAGTTTTTTGGTACGGGATCTGGGACACCTGCCGGATATACCGGAGATGCCCTGGTGTGCTGGCATGGCTCATGGAACAGGGATAAGCCTGTAGGGTTTAAGGTCCAAAGGATCAATTTTGAAAACGGCGTTGCTGTAAGTGCTGACGATTTTTTAACCGGCTTCCTTCAGGGCAAGACCCGTTTTGGCCGTCCGGCAGGAGCCGCCATTACCGATGCGGGAGTGGTATACATCTCAGATGATGCCAACGGAGTGCTCTATTGTGTTAAACCCAACTAAGACCTTTATTATGAAAAAAATACTATACTGTTTTTTATTTGCCGGCTGCGCCGCTGTAATACCGTCTGAACCTACGGCACGGCTAGAATTCAGCGCCCCTGATAGTTATCCGGAGGGCATTGCTTATGATAGCATTGCCAACAAATATTATGTGTCTTCTGCGAGGTTAGGTACCATAGGAAGCGTTACATCCGCAGGTGCCTATACTGCACTGTATACAGACCCAACACTTAAATCAAGCTACGGCCTGAAGCTGCATCCTGATGGGAAGAGCCTTTATGCCTGTATTGGCGATGCCAATTACAGCAAGTTCACTTCGCCCGACACCCGTAAAAAGATGGCGAGGCTTATAAGTATTGACATTACAACCGGTAAAAAACTGCAGGATATTGACCTTTCTACTTTAGTGCCCGGCGAACATTTCCCAAACGACCTTATTTTTGACAGCAATCGCAATGCCTATATAACAGACAGCTTTGCGAACGTAATCTACAAGGTGACACCGGAGGGAAAAGCCAACGTGTTTGCTGACAGCCCCCTTTTCAAAACGAAAGGCGTGGGTTTAAACGGTATAGTATTCCACCCCAATGGCTACCTGCTGGCATGCAGTAGCGGTACCGGCGCTGTTTATAAAATAAGCATAAGTAATCCTAAACAAGTACAAAAAGTGAGTACTGACCAGTTTTTTGTTAATGCTGATGGACTTTTACTCACTAATGCTAAAAAGCTTATACTTGTGCAAAATGGCGGTAGTGATAAAATTTATGAGCTGACATCAGAAGATGGATGGTCCAGTGCAAAACTTTCTGCATCTACGCTTGCCGCCGACCGATTTACCTATCCTTCTACAGCGACAAAAGCGATGGATAAAGTTATGGTAATGAATGCCAACTTCAGCGAATTAGTAGACAGCACTTCTGTGCCATCCCAAAAATTTGCAATCCAGCATGCAAGGCTGATGCCACTGCCAAAGAGCAAATAAATTTCTAATAATCCAATTGGATGTCAAGCATGCAGTTGTGGTGCTGGCGGGTTATAGCAACGATCTCAGAAGCTAAACCCATATGCGTGTGCGCTCCTTATAACAGTCTTTGATGTAAATGTGTACTCAAAGCTGATAATACTTTATAAAAAAGCCGCTGTAATTACAGCGGCTTTTTTATAAGCAGTTACTAACTACTCTGCAATATCCTGTTGCAGGGTATTTTCTGCTGCGTCGAAGTTAATAGCACTATACGCGGCATCACTTAGCAACATATCGGCCTCTTTTTCTTCTGCAAGGGTTTGTGTAAGCAATTTAGCCGCGTCATTCTCGCCAAGGGTTTTTGCGAATGCAATCAGCGTACCATAAGTAGCTATCTCATAATGCTCAATTTTTTGCGAGGCAGCGATTATGCCTGCATCACGCACCGGCCCGGGAGCCGTTTCTTCCAGTATGCTGTCGCCTTCTTTTAAAAGCCCGGCCATAGCTTCGCATTTTTTCCCCTCCGCCTTTTCTCCCAAAAGGTCGAAAATGGTTTCCAGGCGTACCACTTGGTTTTTGGTCACGGCAAGGTGCTCTTTAATGGTTGAGGCCAGGTGTGGCGATGTAGCATTGGCTATCATTTTAGGCAGCGCACTAACCAGTGCATTCTCCGCCCAGTAGATATCCTTCAGGGAATCAATGAAGAAGTCTTTAAGTTCTGTAGCTGCATCTCCCGCCGGGCTTACTATTAGACCGGGTTGTTTATCCTGTTCTTTTGCCTTGTTGTTAACCGGCTTTTCTGAATTTTTCATGTCTTTATTTTTAGTATGTTGTTGTTTATACTGTTGCTTCACGTGCCCAGAAACGGTGGTTGGCCATCGCTGTAATAAATTTTGCGGCAAAAGCCTGGTTGTCAACCTCACGGTCGATGATAATGCCGTCGTCTTCGTTATGAATTTTAGAGGCAAAACCGGTTCCCGAAAGCAGGTCCAGGCCGCCTGCCTGTGCACCGATTACTTTACAATGCCTATAGGCATCACTAAGAAAATCCAGCACATCGCTGTCCTGTGAAAGTTCGTTAAGATCGAGTCCGCCGGGAATATAGATAGCGTCAAACAAGACTGATGATGAAGTAAGGAACGTGAAATCGACGGCCAGCTCGCCGCCTGCATCGCCTTTTACGACACCATTATAAGGTGCAATTACGCAGCCTTTAGCGCCCTGCTTAATAAGCGCTTCTTTAATATCCAGGACAGCTTGTTCATCCACGCCATCAGCACAGACAATGGCTACCTTACGCGATTCAATTGTTGGTTTAACAGTGGGGTTGTTAATCATGCTCAGTGCGGAAGATGCTTCAACGGATGAAGGTACCGATTTCGGTTCCTGGTCCCCGCCAAGATTTTCGGGCGATACTCCATGATTCATGGGATGCTCCGGTTTAGCGGGTATAGTTAGCCTTAAGCCCGCAGCCACTTTATTAGCGAGGTCGGTATCAACTTGTGAAAGTATACCCAGCATTCGCACCCTGATGGCGGTGGTTTCTACTTTACCAAGCTCAAAGCGCAATGCTTTTACGATATGGTCTTTTTCAGTTTGTGTCTGGCTGTTATAAAACAATTTTGCCTGGCCAAAATGGTCAGAAAAGCTTTCGCTCCTGCCGCGCACCTTGTGCGCCTCTATTCTTTCATTAAAGCTGGCAAAGCCACCTTCAGCTATCTTTGCCTGGTACGGGCACCCACCACCTAATGAATTTGGTGAATAGCTAACCCTGCCTACATTGATTTCCTGGCGCATATGGCCGTCGCGTTGGTTATTGTGTACCGGTGCTACCGACCTGTTAATGGGG contains the following coding sequences:
- a CDS encoding PQQ-dependent sugar dehydrogenase, with translation MCRQLLLTGTLLLLSLHGAFAQRGIPPKEVTTTTHTTKYAEHLDFLPEMVKLLKVPDGWNVSVAASGLGKPRMLYLGPNGELYITRRDAGDVLLLKDTNGDNKFEEVSTVVAEFKGVHGITIKDGWLYLCNNNELRRYKLNSDGTVGVKEMLFKDMPSAGQHPNRTMDFGPDGMLYISIGTLCNDCKESDKEAATLVQVDPVTWKRTIYASGLRNMIGFDFHPQTKELWGADNGGDAKGDNWPPEEINQIVKGKNYGYPFAYGKKEVDESREDPAGNSKKEWVKNTEGSVLELQAHMAPIAFEFFGTGSGTPAGYTGDALVCWHGSWNRDKPVGFKVQRINFENGVAVSADDFLTGFLQGKTRFGRPAGAAITDAGVVYISDDANGVLYCVKPN
- a CDS encoding gluconolaconase; the encoded protein is MKKILYCFLFAGCAAVIPSEPTARLEFSAPDSYPEGIAYDSIANKYYVSSARLGTIGSVTSAGAYTALYTDPTLKSSYGLKLHPDGKSLYACIGDANYSKFTSPDTRKKMARLISIDITTGKKLQDIDLSTLVPGEHFPNDLIFDSNRNAYITDSFANVIYKVTPEGKANVFADSPLFKTKGVGLNGIVFHPNGYLLACSSGTGAVYKISISNPKQVQKVSTDQFFVNADGLLLTNAKKLILVQNGGSDKIYELTSEDGWSSAKLSASTLAADRFTYPSTATKAMDKVMVMNANFSELVDSTSVPSQKFAIQHARLMPLPKSK
- a CDS encoding YciE/YciF ferroxidase family protein; the protein is MKNSEKPVNNKAKEQDKQPGLIVSPAGDAATELKDFFIDSLKDIYWAENALVSALPKMIANATSPHLASTIKEHLAVTKNQVVRLETIFDLLGEKAEGKKCEAMAGLLKEGDSILEETAPGPVRDAGIIAASQKIEHYEIATYGTLIAFAKTLGENDAAKLLTQTLAEEKEADMLLSDAAYSAINFDAAENTLQQDIAE